A single region of the Anser cygnoides isolate HZ-2024a breed goose chromosome W, Taihu_goose_T2T_genome, whole genome shotgun sequence genome encodes:
- the LOC136788819 gene encoding ADP-ribosylation factor-like protein 2, whose translation MGLLSILKKMRERERELRLLMLGLDNAGKTTLLKRFNGEDVATASPTLGFNIKTLEHRGFKLNVWDVGGQSSLRSYWRNYFESTDGLVWVVDSGDRQRLQLCARELRGLLREERLAGATLLVFANKQDLPGALPASAIREALELDAVGSHHWRVQGCSAVGARAAGGHRLAAGRHRRPRLHRRD comes from the exons ATGGGGCTGCTGAGCATCCTGAAGAAGAtgcgggagcgggagcgggagctgCGGCTGCTCATGctg GGGCTGGACAACGCGGGGAAGACGACGCTGCTGAAGCGCTTCAACGGGGAGGACGTGGCCACCGCCTCGCCCACCCTGGGCTTCAACATCAAGACCCTCGAGCACCGCGG GTTCAAGCTGAACGTGTGGGACGTGGGCGGGCAGAGCTCGCTGCGCTCCTACTGGCGCAACTACTTCGAGAGCACCGACGGCCTCGTCTGGGTGGTCGACAGCGGCGACCGGCAGCGCCTGCAGCTCTGCGCCCGCGAGCTGCGCGGGCTCCTGCGCGAGGAG CGCCTGGCCGGGGCCACCCTGCTGGTGTTCGCCAACAAGCAGGACCTGCCGGGAGCCCTGCCCGCCAGCGCCATCCGCGAG gcGCTGGAGCTGGACGCCGTGGGCAGCCACCACTGGCgggtgcagggctgcagcgCCGTGGGGGCACGGGCTGCTGGCGGGCATCGACTGGCTGCTGGACGACATCGCCGCCCGCGTCTTCACCGCCGGGACTga
- the LOC136788784 gene encoding autophagy-related protein 2 homolog A-like, with the protein MRRVGKGRGRREGAGLGGAPPIGARLPAPRANGRAAGPEAARSRAPGAAAGMRRWAPAWPGELKVRAARYVLERTLGPFLEERLRLEQLSLDLRGGTGELRDLRLRASALDAVLAAAGCPLELRGGQVGAVAVAVPWGALGSRPCCLRLRGLRLTLRPRECRGGGAFGVSPSPLGSLSLFWGPHPDPGVLLSPFGVPRSPGGP; encoded by the exons ATGCGCCGCGTCGGGAAGGggcgggggaggagggagggggcgggacTAGGCGGGGCTCCGCCAATCGGCGCGCGACTCCCAGCGCCGCGGGCCAATGGGAGAGCGGCGGGGCCGGAAGCGGCGCGGAGCCGGGccccgggagcggcggcggggatGAGGCGCTGGGCCCCGGCCTGGCCGGGGGAGCTGAAGGTGCGGGCCGCCCGCTACGTGCTGGAGCGGACCCTGGGGCCCTTCCTGGAGGAGCGGCTGCGGCTCGAGCAGCTCAGCCTCGACCTGCGCGGCGGCACCGGGGAGCTGCGGGACCTGCGGCTGCGGGCCTCG gcgctGGATGCGGTGCTGGCGGCGGCCGGGTGCCCGCTGGAGCTGCGGGGGGGCCAGGTgggggcggtggcggtggcggtgccctggggggcgctgggctcccggccctgctgcctgcGCCTGCGGGGGCTGCGCCTCACCCTGCGCCCACGTgagtgtcggggggggggggcttttggggtctcCCCGTCCCCTTTGGGGTCCCTGTCCCTCTTCTGGGGTCCCCATCCTGATCCTGGGGTCCTCCTGTCCCCGTTTGGGGTCCCCAGGTCACCAGGGGGGCCCTGA